The following proteins are co-located in the Candidatus Zixiibacteriota bacterium genome:
- a CDS encoding nitrilase-related carbon-nitrogen hydrolase produces the protein MASKNKKSTENLRVGILQFKPKLGDVDSNLKAIKGYLSRRKFDLAVLPELATTGYNFPDRAYLEKVSETRNGNSTEFFKYLSAKTGGAIVWGMAEKSRGKIYNTVILTTPEGNQFHYRKTHLFFREKEIFDHGNTGFNVFEWRGVKIGLMICFDWIFPEAARTLALKGSQIICHPSNLVMHYCQDAMITRSIENGVFCVLTNRVGVENTAGIRLKFTGGSQVTDTRGKRILRFTHYEQAFKTVKVNPSKADIKRVNDYNHLFDDRVVKYYNKILR, from the coding sequence ATGGCCTCAAAAAATAAAAAATCCACTGAAAATTTAAGGGTCGGTATCTTACAGTTTAAACCCAAACTGGGAGATGTGGACTCAAATCTAAAAGCAATAAAGGGGTATTTATCCCGCCGAAAATTCGATCTGGCCGTGCTGCCGGAACTGGCCACGACCGGGTATAATTTCCCCGACAGGGCATACCTCGAAAAAGTGTCGGAGACAAGAAACGGCAATTCGACAGAGTTCTTCAAATATCTATCGGCCAAAACCGGTGGCGCGATTGTCTGGGGTATGGCCGAAAAAAGCAGGGGGAAAATATATAACACAGTGATTCTGACCACTCCCGAGGGAAATCAATTCCACTACCGCAAAACTCATCTGTTTTTCAGAGAAAAGGAAATATTCGACCACGGCAATACCGGCTTTAACGTCTTTGAATGGCGTGGAGTTAAAATCGGATTGATGATATGTTTCGATTGGATTTTTCCCGAAGCGGCCCGTACGCTGGCTCTGAAAGGGAGTCAGATTATATGCCATCCGTCAAATTTGGTCATGCATTACTGCCAGGACGCAATGATTACTCGTTCGATTGAAAACGGCGTTTTCTGCGTTCTGACCAACCGGGTTGGAGTAGAGAATACGGCCGGGATAAGATTGAAATTCACCGGTGGCTCGCAGGTGACCGATACCCGGGGCAAAAGAATCTTGCGGTTCACGCACTACGAACAGGCCTTCAAGACGGTTAAGGTAAATCCCTCAAAAGCCGATATCAAAAGAGTAAACGATTATAATCATCTGTTTGATGATAGGGTGGTCAAATATTATAATAAAATCCTGAGGTGA
- a CDS encoding polyhydroxyalkanoate synthesis regulator DNA-binding domain-containing protein, producing MKIIKRYKNRRLYDTETREFIVIPNLELMVRQNKSFVVIDNSTGKDITLSVLTAVIGEQVHNWRDADLSLDLLQTVIKIGGRRSMNILRNTALAGIGLVNITKKKAEELIETLVKSGELSKSDKKEAVMELLAKAEKTAKDTREKLSRGLDKGIESFPLVMKSDFDKLIKKVDRLSRKLNKIEKTISS from the coding sequence ATGAAGATAATTAAACGATACAAAAACCGCCGCTTGTACGATACCGAAACCCGGGAATTTATCGTTATCCCCAACCTGGAGTTGATGGTCAGGCAAAATAAGTCATTTGTCGTCATCGATAATTCCACCGGGAAAGACATAACCTTATCGGTTCTCACGGCGGTCATAGGCGAACAGGTTCACAACTGGCGCGATGCGGACCTGTCGCTGGATTTATTGCAAACGGTTATTAAAATAGGAGGTCGCCGATCCATGAATATCCTGAGAAACACGGCTCTGGCCGGAATTGGACTGGTTAATATAACCAAAAAGAAAGCGGAAGAATTAATCGAGACTCTGGTTAAATCCGGGGAGCTTTCCAAGTCGGATAAAAAAGAGGCGGTTATGGAACTTTTAGCCAAAGCGGAAAAAACTGCCAAAGACACCAGGGAAAAATTATCTCGGGGACTCGACAAGGGTATCGAGAGTTTTCCGCTGGTGATGAAATCAGATTTCGATAAGCTCATAAAGAAAGTTGATCGCCTGTCGCGGAAATTAAATAAGATCGAGAAGACAATCTCATCTTGA
- a CDS encoding S41 family peptidase produces the protein MFDLRRFLLQLTALFVFAMGLLWVSGSGIALQTSSAEEEDIYQQLHNNFAVNSDMIIADTINIDAKEKAPQTHDDDPESPETLYKNIKIFNNMAYHIKNRYMEEVDVKKLIRSGIKGMLADLDPFSVLLEESGYENLMESTHGKYEGLGISIDSRGERIRIITPMEGTPAYRMGLQAGDIIWEIEGKPTLDMDSREAVNMMRGAAGTSVNIKIKREGVSELLEYEIERAVIELKSVNYYGFIEGTNIGYVRLSRFAEETDRELREAFADLANEKPMEGVIFDLRSNGGGLLHQAIETANLFLDSAQLVVFTRGRDIGSERYYNTDKSPVYPEGKVIVLVNGGTASASEIVAGAIQDWDRGIIMGQETYGKGLVQQVFPVGPDRSIALKLTTAKYYIPSGRCIQRLERNHKRGSEAFNEQMDEESDSDSLVTEEGKELFYTNGGREVFGGGGIYPDMVIEPELWYPIEMSLSGQSMFFDFAIKYSAVHPEIDWNFEVTDKILEEFKQFLKEKDFTYKTALEASLEDLKDIISEEDKEDLFKPSIENLEALIEKEKEVDLERSVDYIKRSVKREIFAKLYGQRGLYEGIIHKYDRTVLKALELILDDEKFTNTIRDGSRSKAEL, from the coding sequence ATGTTTGATCTTCGCAGATTTTTACTTCAGCTTACGGCTTTATTCGTTTTTGCAATGGGGTTGTTGTGGGTTTCCGGTTCGGGAATAGCCCTGCAAACATCCAGCGCCGAAGAAGAAGATATTTATCAGCAATTACATAATAATTTCGCAGTTAATAGCGATATGATTATCGCTGACACGATCAATATTGACGCGAAAGAAAAAGCTCCCCAAACACATGATGATGATCCTGAAAGCCCGGAGACTCTATATAAGAATATCAAAATTTTCAACAACATGGCCTACCATATTAAGAATCGATACATGGAAGAGGTCGATGTCAAGAAATTGATTCGGTCGGGTATTAAGGGAATGCTTGCGGATCTCGATCCGTTTTCGGTTTTGCTGGAAGAAAGCGGTTACGAAAATCTCATGGAATCGACTCACGGTAAATATGAAGGGCTTGGAATATCTATTGACAGTCGTGGTGAACGTATCCGGATTATTACTCCAATGGAAGGCACCCCGGCCTACCGCATGGGACTTCAGGCGGGAGATATTATATGGGAAATCGAAGGCAAACCAACACTGGATATGGATTCCCGTGAGGCGGTCAACATGATGCGTGGTGCGGCCGGTACATCTGTTAATATAAAAATTAAGCGTGAAGGCGTGTCGGAACTTCTTGAATATGAGATAGAACGGGCTGTTATTGAGCTCAAATCGGTCAACTATTACGGTTTTATCGAAGGGACCAATATCGGCTATGTCAGGCTTTCACGATTTGCCGAAGAAACGGACCGGGAGCTTCGTGAAGCATTTGCTGATTTAGCGAATGAAAAACCGATGGAAGGCGTAATATTTGATCTCAGGTCAAACGGCGGCGGCCTCCTCCATCAGGCGATTGAAACGGCCAACCTGTTTTTAGATAGCGCTCAACTGGTAGTTTTCACCCGCGGCCGCGATATTGGGTCGGAACGATACTATAATACCGACAAATCGCCCGTTTATCCGGAAGGTAAAGTCATCGTATTGGTCAACGGCGGTACCGCGTCGGCCTCAGAAATCGTCGCGGGCGCAATTCAGGATTGGGATCGGGGCATTATTATGGGTCAGGAAACTTATGGCAAAGGATTGGTCCAGCAGGTTTTCCCCGTGGGACCCGACCGAAGCATAGCCTTAAAATTGACAACCGCGAAATATTATATCCCTTCGGGACGATGCATTCAGCGGCTGGAAAGAAATCATAAACGAGGGTCAGAGGCATTTAATGAACAAATGGACGAGGAATCTGATTCGGATAGTCTGGTAACCGAGGAGGGAAAAGAACTATTTTATACCAATGGCGGACGCGAAGTTTTTGGCGGTGGCGGCATCTATCCGGATATGGTAATTGAACCGGAGCTCTGGTATCCAATAGAGATGAGTTTGAGCGGGCAATCAATGTTTTTTGATTTTGCGATCAAGTACTCCGCGGTTCACCCTGAAATTGACTGGAATTTTGAAGTAACCGACAAGATTTTAGAGGAATTCAAGCAGTTCCTAAAGGAAAAAGATTTTACGTATAAAACTGCTCTCGAAGCGTCCCTCGAAGATTTGAAAGATATAATCAGCGAAGAAGATAAGGAAGATTTGTTCAAGCCATCGATTGAAAATCTTGAGGCTTTGATTGAGAAAGAAAAAGAAGTCGATTTAGAACGGTCCGTAGATTATATCAAACGTTCCGTTAAAAGAGAAATCTTTGCCAAGCTTTACGGCCAGCGCGGACTGTACGAGGGCATTATTCATAAATATGATCGGACAGTCTTGAAAGCTCTGGAATTGATTCTTGATGATGAAAAATTCACCAATACGATTAGGGACGGCTCCAGGAGCAAGGCTGAATTATAA
- a CDS encoding PKD domain-containing protein, translating into MDFARRLSFLILSTVILILSSEALAQKSILNSEVPFEVNFFDMSDMLATQWSWDLGDGTTSTLQNPSHTYNDPGIYDVTLTITTEWGEIADIESNYIVALADTMIYATDSVYAGQTGIISVELTNSMNLQSMRVPIDISKASTNLTIDSISVSGTRADEFTVTKTAATTDGKKKVYRIYSYSDLISPGEGTIARFYIGTDSLSIGGQPNIIDTVTLGTYGPEMNSGEVLYIHIIHSGAIYIYNVLRGDANNDNMLNVGDPVYLINHIFRDGAAPITIESGDANFDVVINIADAVFLINHIFKNGPPPIEFE; encoded by the coding sequence TTGGATTTTGCTCGACGATTAAGTTTTTTGATCTTATCAACAGTTATCTTAATTCTATCATCCGAAGCACTTGCCCAAAAATCAATTTTGAATTCTGAAGTTCCTTTTGAAGTGAATTTTTTCGATATGTCGGATATGCTGGCGACTCAATGGAGTTGGGATTTGGGAGACGGAACGACTTCAACTCTACAGAATCCTTCCCATACCTATAACGATCCCGGAATCTATGACGTAACCCTGACGATCACTACGGAATGGGGTGAGATTGCGGATATTGAATCCAACTACATAGTTGCTCTGGCCGATACTATGATCTATGCGACCGATTCAGTGTATGCCGGCCAGACCGGGATAATTTCTGTCGAGCTAACTAATTCTATGAATTTACAGAGCATGAGAGTTCCGATAGACATTTCCAAAGCGTCTACAAATCTAACGATTGATTCAATTTCCGTGAGCGGTACGCGCGCCGATGAATTCACAGTCACCAAAACGGCGGCAACAACCGACGGCAAAAAGAAGGTTTATCGCATTTATTCATATTCCGATTTAATTTCTCCTGGCGAGGGAACAATCGCCCGGTTTTATATTGGAACCGACTCATTGAGTATTGGCGGGCAGCCGAACATTATCGATACGGTAACTCTTGGCACGTACGGTCCTGAGATGAATTCCGGGGAGGTCTTATACATTCATATTATTCATAGCGGCGCAATTTATATTTATAACGTTTTGCGCGGGGACGCCAATAATGATAACATGTTAAACGTCGGGGATCCCGTTTATTTAATCAATCATATTTTTAGGGACGGAGCCGCTCCGATAACCATTGAATCAGGCGACGCGAATTTTGATGTCGTCATAAATATCGCCGACGCTGTTTTTCTTATAAATCACATCTTCAAAAACGGTCCACCACCAATAGAATTTGAGTAA
- the smpB gene encoding SsrA-binding protein SmpB: protein MTDAKRKIKVITTNRKAFHEFEIMERFEAGMSLVGSEVKSIRVGKIQMADAYATVIEGEVFLINLHISQYKMAAVENHDPIRKRRLLLNKREIKKLWKATNERGYTIVPLKIYFKGPYAKVELGIARGKKQYDKRQAIAKRDANRDMARKMREHNK from the coding sequence ATGACTGACGCAAAGAGAAAAATAAAGGTTATAACGACCAACCGCAAGGCTTTCCATGAATTTGAAATTATGGAACGATTCGAGGCCGGGATGTCTCTGGTTGGCAGCGAGGTCAAATCCATTCGGGTCGGCAAAATCCAGATGGCGGACGCGTACGCCACGGTCATTGAAGGCGAAGTATTCTTAATCAATTTACATATCAGTCAGTATAAAATGGCGGCGGTCGAAAATCATGATCCGATTCGCAAACGACGTCTGCTGCTCAATAAACGAGAAATAAAAAAACTTTGGAAAGCAACTAATGAAAGGGGTTATACCATCGTACCGTTGAAGATATATTTCAAGGGACCATACGCCAAAGTCGAACTGGGCATCGCCCGCGGTAAGAAGCAATATGACAAAAGGCAGGCGATTGCCAAGCGAGACGCTAACCGGGATATGGCCCGCAAGATGAGAGAGCATAATAAATGA
- the rlmN gene encoding 23S rRNA (adenine(2503)-C(2))-methyltransferase RlmN, whose product MNTAVNLCGLSRSDFEQLMESIGKKPFQGRQLYKWIYKNNVFDFTQMTDLGKELQKFLMKKYRVRIPLEIDSRKSSDGTTKFLLGLEDNEVIESVLIPDENSGRMTYCISSQVGCALNCKFCATGQLEFRRNLTVGEIVGQVMFIRKIFSHDAFDNLVFMGMGEPLLNIDNVLASIDILTDSLGFMLGAKRITVSTAGIVPGINKLTESGSKANLAISLNAADDNLRKRLMPIAKSYNLSDLMGAVKQWTEVRTRRVTFEYILIKNVNNGDEHAINLSKLIRGIPCKINLLAYNPIDGNKWESPASEDVDRFAKILYPRAPAVTVRQSRGGDIAAACGQLAGQKGYICE is encoded by the coding sequence ATGAATACGGCGGTAAATTTATGCGGACTATCGCGGTCAGATTTTGAACAATTGATGGAATCCATTGGCAAGAAGCCATTCCAGGGCCGCCAGCTTTATAAATGGATTTACAAAAATAACGTCTTTGACTTCACCCAAATGACCGATCTGGGCAAAGAACTGCAAAAATTCCTTATGAAAAAATACCGGGTGAGGATTCCCCTGGAAATTGACTCCCGCAAATCAAGTGATGGTACCACCAAATTTCTTTTGGGCCTCGAGGATAATGAGGTCATAGAATCGGTTTTAATCCCCGATGAAAACTCAGGCCGGATGACCTATTGTATTTCATCTCAAGTCGGCTGCGCTCTTAACTGTAAGTTTTGCGCTACCGGTCAGTTGGAATTTAGGCGCAACCTGACCGTAGGGGAGATTGTCGGACAGGTTATGTTCATCCGCAAAATATTCAGCCATGACGCTTTTGACAATTTGGTTTTTATGGGGATGGGGGAGCCTTTGCTGAATATAGATAACGTTCTGGCCTCGATTGATATACTAACGGATTCGCTGGGATTCATGCTCGGCGCCAAAAGAATAACGGTCTCCACGGCTGGAATCGTTCCCGGAATTAATAAACTGACCGAATCCGGCTCCAAAGCTAATCTGGCGATATCACTAAACGCTGCCGATGATAATCTCAGGAAACGCCTTATGCCGATTGCCAAATCTTATAACCTGAGTGATTTGATGGGAGCCGTGAAACAATGGACCGAGGTCAGGACAAGGCGGGTGACATTTGAATACATATTAATTAAAAACGTCAATAACGGCGATGAGCACGCGATAAATTTATCCAAACTTATTCGGGGGATTCCGTGTAAAATTAATTTACTGGCTTACAATCCGATTGATGGCAATAAATGGGAGTCTCCCGCGAGTGAAGATGTTGATCGATTCGCCAAAATATTATACCCCCGGGCGCCGGCTGTTACCGTTCGGCAAAGTCGAGGTGGAGATATTGCCGCGGCCTGCGGTCAATTAGCGGGTCAGAAAGGATATATATGCGAATGA
- a CDS encoding response regulator encodes MESTGAVKSANILVIDDEPEITEIIEAFLDNAGYNVQVENSPTKAVELAKKINPDLILLDIMMPGTDGYQICNRIKEEPALINTPVIFLTGKDSKDDQGRSFQVGGDMYIKKPFSCERLLEIVNIVLLSVGKS; translated from the coding sequence ATGGAATCGACAGGGGCCGTAAAAAGCGCGAATATATTAGTCATTGATGATGAACCTGAAATAACTGAAATCATAGAAGCGTTTCTCGATAACGCCGGATATAACGTTCAGGTTGAAAATAGTCCGACCAAAGCCGTCGAACTGGCCAAAAAAATAAATCCGGATTTGATATTGCTTGATATTATGATGCCCGGCACCGATGGTTATCAAATATGCAATCGAATTAAAGAAGAACCGGCCCTTATCAATACGCCGGTTATTTTTCTAACCGGGAAAGACTCGAAAGATGATCAGGGACGATCCTTCCAGGTCGGGGGGGATATGTATATCAAAAAGCCGTTCAGTTGCGAAAGATTGCTTGAAATCGTAAATATCGTATTGTTGTCGGTTGGAAAAAGCTAA
- a CDS encoding HAD family hydrolase encodes MFEEIKSIIFDLDGTLIDSSEGVIEATNYALAQSGEPERKPEEIKRFIGYPLDQMFPAFCDAPLDKLKALFQERARQSVVKSTVPIHGAEVIIRYLSSSNYKLAIATTKFSHHTTAILEKFGWDKYFEIAVSGDEVKNVKPAPDLLNLALKRLDADTNDSIMVGDTINDIVAAQSINMKVIAIQSPFGNDKLEKYNPDLLLDNILGLKSIF; translated from the coding sequence ATGTTTGAAGAAATTAAATCTATAATTTTCGATCTTGACGGGACTTTGATTGATTCGTCCGAAGGAGTTATCGAGGCGACCAATTATGCTCTCGCCCAATCCGGTGAACCGGAGCGGAAACCGGAAGAGATTAAGCGTTTCATCGGGTACCCGCTGGATCAAATGTTCCCCGCTTTTTGCGATGCTCCGCTTGATAAATTAAAAGCCTTATTTCAGGAACGGGCTCGGCAATCTGTCGTAAAGTCAACTGTTCCGATTCACGGGGCTGAGGTAATTATTCGATACTTGTCTTCATCAAATTATAAACTGGCGATTGCCACAACCAAATTTTCTCATCATACAACGGCGATATTAGAAAAATTCGGATGGGATAAATATTTCGAAATTGCCGTTTCCGGTGATGAAGTTAAAAACGTAAAACCGGCTCCCGACTTATTAAATCTTGCGCTCAAACGCCTTGATGCAGACACGAATGATTCAATTATGGTCGGCGACACAATTAACGATATTGTCGCGGCCCAGAGCATTAATATGAAAGTAATCGCGATACAATCTCCTTTTGGCAATGACAAATTAGAGAAATATAATCCTGATTTATTGCTGGATAATATACTCGGCCTGAAGTCAATCTTTTGA